Proteins encoded within one genomic window of Gimesia sp.:
- a CDS encoding ABC transporter permease, whose protein sequence is MMLALKDIRHNVGRFALTTVGIGLLLMIVMGMGGIYRGVIEDATLLIDRVGADLWVVQRSTRGPFAEISRVPPNLVHRVQSVPGVRSAREFVYHTIQRERAGKPLRIAVMGLSWPMDKGEWLPLTAGRHLTQNHFEMIADESLRLPVGSQIELGKETYHVVGTTKNLISSNGDGIAFVTVQDAQAIQFDIPGEAVRLERASRESRGEEFEAAMKQPALLDNAGRPTGELPAVARPQLSAVMVTLSPGGNAKEVEQIIGGWSDVSVYTQDGQRELLLRGSVEKIKRQIGLFRVLLTIIAAIIMALILYTLTLDKIHSIALLKLIGAPNRVILGLILQQALLLGGIGFGIAYLLGQRVFPLFPRRVIITNEDVLQLAVIVLGISIASSILGIWKAMRVSPNEALS, encoded by the coding sequence ATGATGCTTGCTCTCAAGGACATTCGCCACAATGTCGGTCGCTTCGCCTTAACGACAGTAGGTATTGGACTACTGCTCATGATCGTCATGGGGATGGGGGGCATATACCGAGGCGTGATTGAAGATGCCACATTGCTGATCGACCGGGTGGGGGCGGATCTGTGGGTTGTTCAGCGGAGTACCAGAGGACCGTTTGCTGAGATCTCCCGTGTGCCGCCAAATCTTGTCCATCGAGTGCAGTCGGTTCCCGGCGTCCGATCAGCCCGTGAATTTGTGTACCATACGATTCAGCGGGAGCGAGCAGGTAAGCCGTTGCGAATTGCCGTCATGGGACTGAGTTGGCCCATGGACAAAGGAGAGTGGTTGCCACTCACGGCAGGAAGGCATCTTACTCAGAATCACTTCGAGATGATCGCTGATGAATCTCTGAGACTTCCAGTTGGCAGCCAGATCGAACTCGGGAAAGAAACGTATCATGTCGTCGGCACCACGAAGAATCTCATCAGTTCAAATGGCGATGGAATTGCTTTTGTGACCGTACAGGATGCTCAGGCAATTCAGTTTGACATTCCCGGCGAAGCGGTTCGCCTCGAACGTGCGTCCCGTGAATCACGTGGCGAAGAGTTTGAAGCCGCCATGAAACAACCGGCTTTGCTCGACAATGCTGGACGACCAACAGGAGAACTTCCCGCCGTGGCCCGTCCTCAATTGAGTGCAGTGATGGTCACCCTCAGCCCGGGGGGCAACGCTAAAGAAGTCGAGCAAATCATTGGGGGATGGAGTGATGTCTCTGTGTACACACAGGATGGTCAGCGGGAACTGCTATTACGGGGTTCTGTTGAAAAGATCAAACGGCAGATTGGCTTATTTCGAGTCCTTTTGACGATCATCGCTGCGATCATCATGGCACTGATCTTGTACACGCTGACGCTCGACAAGATTCACTCGATTGCCCTACTCAAACTGATCGGAGCACCCAATAGAGTCATTCTTGGACTGATTCTGCAACAGGCATTATTGCTCGGCGGAATTGGCTTCGGAATTGCCTATCTACTGGGCCAAAGAGTCTTTCCACTCTTTCCTCGTCGAGTCATCATCACCAACGAAGATGTATTACAGCTTGCCGTTATCGTACTGGGGATTTCAATCGCTTCGAGTATTCTGGGGATCTGGAAAGCAATGCGAGTCTCTCCCAATGAGGCTCTGTCATGA
- a CDS encoding efflux RND transporter periplasmic adaptor subunit, with protein sequence MSEQKAGLKLGWLWKLGRWLGLAIIVGGIVYQIKFAPMGVQGISPTRKTVVSEVMGTGTLEARVSTTISPKIAGRIGKVLVDQGDKVEQGQLLVRLDDEELQQQVEIALANVEAANAALGRLLADKKRTIAVLEQSQRHHDRVQSLKVKNVTTQDDVDRAVESLAVATADMTRAEAAITEGQKSLLAAEKTLEYHRARLADTLIKAPFAGLVVERQREAGDIAVPGSAVLTLISTDVLWISAWVDETEMSKLSVDQPARIVFRSQPGQSFPGTVVRLGRQADRETRELVVDVQVSELPENWAIGQRAEVYIETHRQNNALTIPLIALHRRDNIEGVFVNENGNARWKALTLGVRGREVVEVQSGLTERDVVLLVPTDVTTLTEGRRVQVR encoded by the coding sequence ATGAGTGAACAGAAAGCAGGTTTGAAACTTGGCTGGTTATGGAAGCTGGGACGCTGGCTCGGCCTAGCAATCATCGTGGGCGGTATCGTCTACCAGATAAAATTTGCACCGATGGGCGTTCAAGGCATCTCTCCTACTCGCAAAACTGTTGTGTCGGAGGTCATGGGAACCGGAACGCTTGAGGCACGGGTCTCCACGACGATCAGCCCGAAGATTGCCGGACGGATCGGTAAAGTCCTCGTGGATCAGGGAGACAAGGTTGAGCAAGGACAGTTACTTGTACGACTCGACGACGAAGAACTCCAGCAACAGGTTGAGATTGCTTTAGCGAACGTGGAAGCGGCGAATGCCGCACTCGGAAGGCTCTTGGCTGACAAGAAAAGAACGATTGCGGTGCTAGAGCAGTCACAGAGGCATCATGATCGTGTGCAGTCACTCAAAGTAAAGAACGTTACGACACAGGATGATGTGGATCGAGCCGTTGAATCGCTGGCGGTGGCGACGGCGGATATGACACGGGCCGAAGCCGCCATTACCGAGGGGCAGAAAAGTCTGCTCGCCGCCGAGAAAACACTCGAATATCACCGGGCACGGCTGGCGGACACGCTGATCAAAGCTCCATTCGCTGGGCTAGTTGTCGAACGTCAGCGAGAGGCGGGTGATATTGCTGTTCCCGGCAGTGCGGTCTTGACGCTAATTTCCACAGATGTCCTGTGGATTTCCGCATGGGTCGATGAAACCGAGATGTCGAAGCTGAGCGTCGATCAGCCCGCACGCATTGTGTTCCGCTCCCAACCGGGGCAAAGCTTCCCCGGAACCGTGGTTCGGCTTGGCAGACAGGCGGATCGAGAGACACGGGAGCTCGTCGTGGATGTTCAAGTCTCCGAGTTACCTGAGAATTGGGCTATCGGCCAACGGGCCGAAGTCTACATCGAAACTCACCGACAAAATAATGCCTTAACAATACCGTTGATCGCTCTCCATCGTCGTGACAATATCGAAGGAGTCTTTGTAAATGAGAACGGGAATGCCCGCTGGAAAGCGTTGACACTCGGTGTGCGTGGGCGAGAGGTTGTCGAAGTGCAATCAGGGCTGACGGAGCGTGATGTAGTTTTGCTGGTGCCGACCGACGTGACAACGCTTACCGAAGGGCGGAGGGTCCAAGTTCGATGA